The DNA region AACAACAAAATCTGCCTTTCCTACAAAATGCTCGTCATTCATGTGGTCCTGAGGTATAAGCCGAACCATTTGCATTACAGGGGGCCAGTTTTCTGCAATTGTCTCAGGGGCAGAAACATTCCTATAACCTTCCAGTTTGGTTATGAATACTGGCTGTTCTTGTTTTATCCCACATAAGCTTCCCTCCCAGATCTTGATATATTTGGATTGTGTAGGCTGCATACCACCTGATGTCTGCTGTGGCAGAGTCATCTTAGGTGCTGCATTATTCCCAAGTGGCTGCACACCTGATTGTACTTGTAGAGACATTCCAGGAGTAGGAATCATCGTACCATTTCCAGAAGAGACAACTGATGGACCAACATTTTGGTTCATGGTAACTCTACCTTGCACCACTTGGGCTCCTGAAATGTTCCCTTGGCTCATTCCAGGGACCCGTTGTCCCATACTAACAGCTCCTTGAAGGTTACTCAATGGTTGTGAAATCCCAAGATTTGAACTTGAAGACAAATTAGAAGTAGCTAAAGTTAATGAACAGAGAGCTGAGTTTTGTCCAACCTGTGCAGGAGCGATGAGAGGTCCAGAACTGGTTATTGATATTATTCCTGACGGTCCAGATGAAAATGCATTTTGAGCCGCAGGTACAGAAGATGCCATCCCACTAGATATCATGTTTGACATGTGCATGGCAACAGGAGTCTGACCCATTGATGGAAGTCCCATAGAGGTTCCACCACTTAAGGCAGCAGAGTTCATCACCTGAGGTGCTTGAGAGAGATTATTCCAACTGTTCACATTCACTTGTGCAGGATGCACTGGACCTAAGGGCGGCTGCAACATTGACGCCATAGGCTTTGTATCCTGACCATTTTCAGTACTTGTCATGAGATCTTGAGAAGCAGAAGATGGAGAGGATGTCTGAAAATTTGGAACACCTGGACTAGAACTAGCAGCACGCGGAACTGATGAATTGTGGGGAAAAGCAGGTCCAGATACCATGGAAGCTACGGGAACTGGCCCCACTTTTACAGTTGCAGGAGCCACATTCCTAACAGATATAGGTTTCCAGTTTGCAATTGATCCATTAACTGATGGCAAAGAAGTTGGGGGTGCCCATGTACCTGGTGTGACAGAAACTGCATCTACTTTAACAGGACTTTGCTTTGTAGGCAAGATTGTGATCCCAGAACGACTCAAAGCAGTGGAGGCTTCTCTGAAAGCTTCAGATATTAAAACAAGGAAATAAGGGGTTTTAACATCAACAGGTGGATCAGCTGCTCCACTAGTTCGTTTTCCTGCATTGTAGATGGCTTTAACTTTGGGAAGTTGTCTAGGGCAGATGACTGACAGAGAAATAGAAAACTGAGGAAATTCTTTCGCAACAGCTTCAGCATCATATAAACGGTTCCCTGGATCTGAATCAATGGTTTCAATCTTCTCTAGGTTCTGTGGTCGCGGAATATAAACTGGTGTCTTCAATGGATAAGGATTGCTTGCTGCTACAAGGATACAGTGCTTATGCATATCCACATTCTGCTGATTCGGGCCTCCACTTTGAGAATTTGGGAACATCATCAGAGCTTCAGCAAGCCCTTCGGCAATTGCAGCATCATTAAAACCACCACCAGTAAAGGGTACAGCTGAAAGCCACGAGAAGAAAACATTTGGGTCTCTTGTCCAGCCAGTCCGTTGCACAAGGCAACCAGAATAACATCCATGAGTACTATAGGTGACTAGAGCAAACTCAACGTTCGAAGCAGAAGGATTCTGCCCAATTGACTCGTTTCCACCGAAAGACCTGATGATCTTATCAAGGTAATCCCTGAGAATGGTGTCCCAATATGGGCCCATAGCAGCGGTGCATTCGACGGCCACGACAAGCTGTTTCTCAGCCATGAGGATTGGAAGAAGAAAACGCGATAGTAGAAAAGGGAAGACAgggatttttagggttttgttgtgAGGAATGATATAGTGGTGTTATTATATGAAGAAGCGTTATTTATAGATGGGAAATTGAGGGATGATTTATATTGATTGCATAGATGGAAAGTTGATGGAGGTGCATTGAATTTGAAAGGGGTTACCATTTAGAGTGAATCATCCTCGTTTCACTTTGGATATGTCTTACAAAGGTGATGATGACGGTGGCCTGGCCAGTGGAGTTGCCACCACGGGAAGTGTTTGGTGTTTTCGAATTTTTTCTTCCGTGGCTAAGTTTGCTCatgctgttgggtaagggtcatatgaataattttatattattatttctaacatgTACCTTAACAGCCCAATTTCTGGGTGTTTAATGTTAAAACCAAAACTTCCACTAATCAACgaaatgaaaaacaaatacCAACAAGCTTTCAAGTTTGGTGATCCCAAACCTTTAATGTCGTCCGTACTTCCAGTACAAATCTTGTCAGAACCTGAGGGAAGGGTAAAGTCACTGACAACCTGTTCATTCAACAAACAGCAATTCATTAAGACTAGGGAGTGAAAGAGGAGAAAGAGCAATCTCAGAAAAAGTGTGCTACCTGGAAATACATCACAAAGAGAGAGGGAGCTATTGAAGGAGGAGAAAGAAGAGTATAAAGAGAGAATTGTGATGATGGATAAAAGAGTCCGAGTTAAGAAAAGCTGAACTGTTGGGGGGAAAACGCCGAGATAAAGAGGGAAGTGAGGAAGGGGGAAGAAGAAATGGGGAAGGGTTGgctgagaaaaaaaaaggaggGTGAACTTGAGCATGGATTTTTTCCAGTAAGAAAGGAaattattttgaatgaaatCAAAAATAGAAGAGGTAAGAAGTAAGCGGGAAAGGAAAAAAGGAGGAGTTGAGAGAGAGAATTGACACATGGAAAACTAACTGTTTAGATGCATTTAGGCGGGAAAAAAATTTATCTGTAGCTGCAGAGATATTGCAGCTCCATGAAACTATGTTCTCTGGTGCTATTGCGCCATAGACTCTACCTGTGACCTTATTTGCCTGAATGTGGTGTCCAAAAAAAGACATGTCAGCACTTGCATCACAAAAATGAAAGATGAAGGAGagttcaaagaaaaaaaaatagaaagctTCACCTCCTTCTCCCATTCAATACGTACAGTAATGATCATTAGGGAAAATACTAGAACAATGAGTGCACAAATTATCCCCAGCCACAGCCCCTATTTAATAGGAAAACCATATTAAATCTATGCTACAAAAGAATGAACCATTTTTTTACCTTGCCACCAACATGCAATACAAAAGCTACCCGCGAGAGCTGATGGATTTCCGACTACATGGAATGCCCCCAGATTCACAAATGCACCAATTTTCTGCCAACCGCAACCGCTTGCAGTTCCTGAATTATGGTTGACATAGGGAAGCAATAATATCACTTGTACACTTGTACTAGCTGAAtagcttcttcttttttgaaaatggtACCAACTGAATAGCTATCACACACCATAGAGCTTGCAGTATTTAAGTGAACTCCCACAGTACGTTTTTCTTTCTAGGATATCCTTTTCTCTCCGATTCATTactaagttaaaaaaataataatctagTTCATGCTTGTGCGGAGTGCAAGAAAGAAATGTCAGCCCTATAGAATAATGGCAATAAACAAGCTAGCCTTGCTCAAGTTTCATTTGTCACTATATATGTCATTCACATTCACATATTTATGCAATATGCATTATGACCATTGACCAACACAGAAAATCAAATCGAATCTCACAATTGTTTGAATGAACACATACTTAAATCTGTGttactttattttcataaacGTACTTTCCACTTCTTCAGCCTTACCTTTTCATTCCTTAAATAAGAAAGCCTTCTTTTACATTTTATCTACATAGTGTTTGATAAATGGTGACTAGAAAAGAAAAATCTAGCCACCTAGTAAACAAGCTTTTAAATGTTTTTTGGGTTAACTAGCTAAAAATTGATACAGAGAACAAAAATATTACTTaatgtttattttttgaaataatcagAAAGTTAATGTAACAACACATAATTTTCACGATTTCTACCATTCTAGACTCCTTCTTTAAAGAACTTCATCCAGCCGTCTTAGCATCTATCACATGGAAACAGAGAGGTTATACATAAACAGAGTGATATATTATATCCTAAGGAGAAGACTGAGTACTGTCCTTTAAGCCAAAATCAGATCCTTCTacaaattgattttgaggatAAATAAACAACATAGAACATCCTAAGGAGAAGACCGAGTAAGCAAATTTCACACAAAGAACAATAACCTAAGATGAATACAGAGAGGCTCAGATTAGCATTTCGGCACATTCTTCATTGCAACAACAACCCATGTCTCAAAAAGAACACGGTGCGCAAGATATTGTCGCAGCTCATGCCAATAATACTCTCATCATCAGCAACTCCACTTCAAATCAACTCAATTCACTTCCCTTCTTGAtttataaaatgaattttttttggaaaaacttttaatcaaaaagaaaatcagACATAATTCATgtgaatttttggatttcatAAACCTAATCAGACAAAATCATATACAACGATAAATGAAGAACAATTTTGAGTCATAGTGCTTTTAAGTCATAGCTCCACTCCAATATAGacaataaatgaaaattaaaagaggaaataGGGAAAAACCTGAAAGAACGCAGTGGAATACGTATAGAAAGTTAGATACAGCAAGAATTGGCATCAAAGTTGCGACATATTTGGCCATTTCTTCTGTATTGCTATATGCATAGCCCCAGATATTGCATATTCGTATCATCAGAATGCCAACTAAGATACTCGATAATGCCAATCACAATGACAACACACTTTTAATTGTGCTGCACGTGGATGACCAGCTCCAAGTTCATTTGAGATTCGAGTGCTGCAAGAATATCATACAAAGCATTAATGGGACTTCGTACACCAAATCCAGATGGAAATTGCAAAAATGAAATTAGAAAGAAACTCAATGTCTGATAAGTGTAAGCTCAGGGAAATCCTTACCTTATAGCTCCACTGAGTCCAAAGGGAATCATCCAAACAGTTGATGCTGTATTCAAGCAGACAAAAGCTCACAAGTCACCGACAATATGTAGATCAAAATATGAAACAAATGTGAAAAGCATCCAAAATCTGAAACCAACCAGATAGAAAGCACTGATGTTTACAGCTTTGGATTTGGAAGAAGACCGGAAAGGAGAACCACCATTTCAAACAACCACATTTCCAAGCTATTCAATAATGATAAACCATAATAAAAAGTGAAAACGGCAATGCAGTATTAGGACCTAAGAGAGAAAAGAATGAGCATTGTTAAGAAAAGTAGCAACTAACAATACAGTAAACATTGGTCTATTATAGGGTTGTATTGATGTACGTTAGAACGAAATTACGAAACCATAGCAGCTGAAGGAATGGCAAGGCTCAGGCTATTAACATTCATAGCCTGTTTGAACAAACTCTCAACTTTGAGTCCTATTAATTGGGCAGGGGGGAGTGCTAATGAATGTAATATCAATGAGTCTGTAATTGATGAAATGGTGAGAGTTTATATTGCAGTTTTAAAATTGTGCATCAATGAAGAACATTGGCAGAAAGGCTATAATTAAGTAACCAAGATGATAACCATAAAATATATACAGAAGCATGTGATTGACTACAGAAGCATTTGATAAACTTatctaattaaattatataaggAACCAAATAGTATCATAACAAACAAAACAAGATCATGTAAAGTGAAATACATGTCAACATACCaatataaaaaattacatgACTAGAGAATCTTACGTTCATAGAAGAGACGAAGAAATTAATAGAAGCAATACCCATTTACCTGCCACCACTCGAACTTGTTGCTCTGAAAATGCTGTGTGGAAAGTGAAAGAGACTCTGAGAGCGAGCGATGAAATCAGAGTAAACAATTGGAAATTGAGGCAAGTGTCTCGGCGGATAATTAACGGTAGCTTTTACCAGCAATTCATGACGGTTGCTATTATCAATTGACTATTTAATGGTCATGATTCATTGACTGTTTGGCTATTTGGGTACAAGAAATTTACCGACAATTAAATGATGAAATAGACAATTTTTTAGGTTAATAGACTTTTGgcgatttcttttttttttttggtacagctcataagtcataaagaaaaaaagaaagaagcgAAAACCCGGACTAAGGCCTCAAAGAGATGACACCTGAAGCGTCAGCCAACAGAAGCAATCCCATACCCTCCAAAGGTTGCTTCACAAAGCTTCATCCTGAAAAGAGCGTCATGTTTAGCCAAGAAATCTGCACACACATTCCCCAAAAAAGATTAATAAACTATGCTACAGTAAAAACACCCCTGAACACCGATATTAATGGCGGTTTGTGAAACTGCCAACAAAtgcattttttttcaaagttgtaacttTGTGCTGGTCTTAAACCGCCACCATAATCGGTGTCTGGACACCTTTCGGTGGTCCAGGACTCATCACTGCACATTCCCCTCTCTTAAAACATGATGCAACACCACATGCCAAGATCTCCCCAGATGCTCCTTAATGTCCCAAATTAGCGAAGCATAAAGATGAGTCCCAACATGCacaaattttaattagtaatttGTGATATATATTtatgatgtaccaaaaaaaagtaatttgtgATATGCCTGATTTTGGTCCCTTATTTTTTCGATTTTGAAAGTGTTTCTACTTTTAAGTCAGTTTGATATGTTGTATCATATAAAGTATAATAGTATAAGGTGTGATAGGATAAAGccagataaaaatataatactaAAAAACATTTTGTCATACATTATATACACGTTatcatattatttaaattaatataactttatatttgattaagtattaattaatgattGATAGTTAAAAAATGAGGATGATGTTGGGGGGTGgtgaagatggtggtggtgatggaagcgGCTAGGTGACGGTGAtaatggtggttgtggtggtggtggtgctgacGGCGGTGGAGGTGGCGATAGTGGGGCCAGTGGATGATggcggttgtggtggtggtggcagtagtGGCAAATGTAGTGGCAGTGAGTTGTTGAGGTGGGTAGTGGCGGTAGCATTAGTAATGACGGTGGAGGGTTAGTGGTGGTGTGGTGGATCATGGTAGTGGAGAGTAGTGTGGTAGTGGTGGGTTCTGGAAATGTTGGAAGGTGTTGGTGATGAttaaggtggtggtggtactagtAGTTGCGACGGTGACAGTGGTGATGGCGACAACgacggtggtggcagtggtagATGCGGCGTTAGTGGCGGCGATATGGTGGCGTagttggagggtggtggtgaacTAAATTTTTCATTAAGTTTATACGTCACAATCTTAACACGTTATACATCATTTTCACGTATAAGGATGGTTTTATGGATAAAGTTATCCAATACAATAAAAGCAccaaacaacttataagctcacACTGTATTGTATTAGCTTATACGATCAGACCTAATACGGTGCTCCAAATGGGCtctaaataactcatcattttgatgtatatgAGTGCATTGATGGATAGTTTATGCAATACAATATTAACACCAAATAATGAATAAGTATATAATGCATTGTATACTTTTTATTGTATAACCTTATACTAAATGAGCCTACGAGGCTCTCAATTTTTATATgcataaaattattatatttttctatttcaaatattttagagTTTGATAAATTGAGTATATTATataactttaaaattaaaaatttagttGAATTTTGATAAACTTATGAAGAGTCTTGTGAGATAAGAAGAAGCAAACATAGTTttcagaaggagaaaaaaaaaagcggGCATAGAAACCAAAACATTAGTGTGAAAGAAAAGATAAAGTCTTGGTCAGAGCATTTCCACTCAAAATATATCCGAGTAAGAAAAAACATTCCTATAAATCATTGACAAAATTGCCGCTCCTACGAACAAAAGTGAGGTTTACATAATCAAAATGATTGAAAAATAAACGACAATCTATTGACAAATTGACAATAGCTAAATAAGAATTGTCATCAGGGGCTTCTTCCACCTTTAGAAACCCCGGAGACATCGGTCTCAAAACAAACGGTCCATAAGCCAAGTTGAGAAGCCAAAACCATCACGCATAACACATAAACGCCAAAGTCAAAACCATCACTGCGTCAAAGGTTGCTCCGGCATAAAACTTTGAAGTGCAACATCCCGCTGCAATGTAGCCTCATAAGAGAAGTGACGACCCTTGAACACTGTGCTATGTCGCGCTTCCATAACACATAAACGCCAGTTTGCCACCACACAACATAGTATCCCCTAGAAAGTGAATCAGGAAATCATGCAATGAAGGGAACTGCTCGACCACCATGGAGAAAGAGGACCCAAATCATGACGTGCTCCATCGTTTCATGTTGTAAACCACATAAAGGGCATAAGGGATCCACATCCACAccatgtgtgtgtgtgaaaTTGCAAAACTCTTACATATCATGTTAACAACTTAATTTGTTAACAATTTGATCATATTTGAACATTAAGGTATCATATTTTTTAGCAAAATAGATATAAAAGGTTTTTTCACAACAAAATAATACAAGTTGCATtttgttttgcaaaaaaatcGATGCATCAAGTTAGGTTAGAACGTGAATTTGAGGCTACAacgagtttgggtttgagttatTTATGAGAGTTTGAGTTTGGGATAGACAAAACCCGACCCGGCCCGTTGCCATCCCTAGACAAGGACCGAGAGGGATCGCCGATGCAATGAGACACGAACAATGAGCGACTCTTGGCaagcttctaggcggagggacaCGTGACTGATCTGATTCGCACCAGAACAGGAGGTATTTCGAGGCAGTATAGGTATGAGAGTATAAAATTGAGGAAGTCATACAAGATTGAATTGGTACTATTAATGACAATAAGAAGCATCTTCTCTTTCgcgagcccaactcataaaaacttcaAGGTTACGTGTGCTTGCCTTAGAGCAATATTGGGATGAGTGAAGCATGTGCGTTAAGACAAAGCGTGCTAAAAAAACTCGTGTTGTTATCGTGAAGTCAGTCGGGATATTACTTCTACGGAGAGAAGCTCGCACTAGGAGGAGCTGAGTACAAATCCGCCATGAGACCTCCTTGCAACGGGGAAGAACAATGGTCTTCCAGAACTTCTTCCATATGGATGGTGGCAAAGGTTGGAGCTGTAGAAGATGAAGTCATCGCGCCAGACAAGTGCCTTTGGATAAAAGCAAAACTTAATTTGGAAGAGTAAtgcccattttgttccaatagcCAAAGGTTGTTGATTTAAATTACTGGCAGTTTTTATCTATGATTTAGATAAGTTATGGGTAGTTATAGTCAGTTTTTGTAATCATGGTAAGTTAAGGACCATAAATGTCTAGTGGGCAGTTATTAGGAGTTATTAAGTGTAGTTGTTTTGATGTTACTTATATTTGTCTTTAGAGTCAGACTCAGAAATGTAACAATTCTCTCCatgaatcaattctgaaatttGTTACAAACAGCAACTCTTGAGTCacgtttctttcttctttttttcggGTTTAAGCTTTCTCTTGTTCCACTCCTTTTACCCTCTTAGAAAACCAACAAAGTACACTGCCTTTCGCGCAAAGTAAACGTCTACAAACAAATCAAAAGGATAACTTGAGTAAGAAATAAACACCAGAATAAAAGAGTACCCTCTGACATCAAACACAACATCAATATGAATTTAGAAGATTCATTTTAATCATTTCATTCGTTTATTCCAATTCTTTAGAAGATTATGCATGAACCTAGAAATCATGATAAAGTAATACATGACAGAAAAAGGAAACACATGGTATACATGTCGTTTTACATGAAAAGATACACCCCATGACATTTGCACAAGTAGAACATATGGGAATGGAACACCAGAAAATATTTCTTTTGAAAATCTACTGTTCCAATCAAACAAAAACCAGACTTCAGGGTGTAAAAATAACAACTTTCTGCAGATTCAAGGTCATGTACCTTCAAACAACTAATTctctcaaaagcttaagctgttagATAAGGGCTACGTGAaaggttttatataatattctaACATGCCCTTTTTGTTCAAGCTTTGGTGTTGTCCAACCCTACAACTAGCATTATCTTAATTAGGTACTTAAACAGGATGGGGAAAAAAAATTAGGTACTTAAATAGTTTTTCACAACTTTGTACCTATCACCGATATAACATGTTTTGAATAAATATGGCctatgttgttttttttttaaagcaaaagacATTTATTGAATGATGAATGCGTTGATATACCAGTCATGTTGATATACCAGTCATCTCGACAAAGAATCACAAAACCCAACAAAAGAGGCAAACCCAACTGAGCCTCCGCCGAAACAAAAACGAAACAAATCAAAGCAAAGCAAACAAACCATTCAAAAGAGACAAGCCCAAAAGCATGCCTCCACCtgaacaaaacccaaaatcccaGATCAAGCAACTACTAGAAAAGACCTCCATTTAGGTACCAAATGCGGCGACGGGTTCAACCAAAACTGGATCTCATCAAGCAACAACAAAAACCACAAAGAACAAAGACCCTACCCAGCAGAGAAACCCGCAATAGCATTAACAAAGAGCTAAACAAATACCGAATCCAAGCTCACCGAGAATCAGAAACAAAACAAGAAATTATATGGTCATACAACATTAATATGTGATTTTGACCTATCAacgaaaatataaatataacttGCGTCAGTTGTCAGGAATCCATATAAAAATTTGAGCTAACTCATGAAACCCCATCCACCAATGTTTGTTGCTCCTTGTGATACCTGTCCCTGAGAAACCATTTGTGAGCGTCCAGGACCTTGAACATAGGATTGACCCATTCCTGCCCCAACCATCTGTTGCTGCTGAGTAAGTTGTTGATGCTGTAGTTGCTGCAACTGCGGAAG from Lotus japonicus ecotype B-129 chromosome 2, LjGifu_v1.2 includes:
- the LOC130738817 gene encoding mediator of RNA polymerase II transcription subunit 25-like, which codes for MAEKQLVVAVECTAAMGPYWDTILRDYLDKIIRSFGGNESIGQNPSASNVEFALVTYSTHGCYSGCLVQRTGWTRDPNVFFSWLSAVPFTGGGFNDAAIAEGLAEALMMFPNSQSGGPNQQNVDMHKHCILVAASNPYPLKTPVYIPRPQNLEKIETIDSDPGNRLYDAEAVAKEFPQFSISLSVICPRQLPKVKAIYNAGKRTSGAADPPVDVKTPYFLVLISEAFREASTALSRSGITILPTKQSPVKVDAVSVTPGTWAPPTSLPSVNGSIANWKPISVRNVAPATVKVGPVPVASMVSGPAFPHNSSVPRAASSSPGVPNFQTSSPSSASQDLMTSTENGQDTKPMASMLQPPLGPVHPAQVNVNSWNNLSQAPQVMNSAALSGGTSMGLPSMGQTPVAMHMSNMISSGMASSVPAAQNAFSSGPSGIISITSSGPLIAPAQVGQNSALCSLTLATSNLSSSSNLGISQPLSNLQGAVSMGQRVPGMSQGNISGAQVVQGRVTMNQNVGPSVVSSGNGTMIPTPGMSLQVQSGVQPLGNNAAPKMTLPQQTSGGMQPTQSKYIKIWEGSLCGIKQEQPVFITKLEGYRNVSAPETIAENWPPVMQMVRLIPQDHMNDEHFVGKADFVVFRVMNPHRFFGQLQEKKLCAVIPLPSQTLLLSISNKASRLIGMLLPGILDMAALKPQLSSQQQQQMQQPQQMQSQQQQHPHLQQQKLPQQQQQQQQLTQLQQQQQQLLPQVQHQQLSQLQQQQLPQLQQQQLSLLQPQQQLPQLQQLQHQQLPQQQEMVGAGIGQAYVQGPGQSQMVYEGQVSQGTTDIGGGS